Genomic DNA from Channa argus isolate prfri chromosome 10, Channa argus male v1.0, whole genome shotgun sequence:
ACAAGCAGGTATGTATCTCGGTATTTTCTGGCCAAGCTAAAgacttaaattattatttggtAGCTTTGGTGGCATGTTGGTGCCACTTGGTCAGAGTACAAAACTCTGGATTTGCCTATGAGGCAGACTTGGATGACTAtgcagttttatatttatttgtctttctatCTAGGCCACAGAGCAAGCAAAAGAAGATGTGAAGCGGGTCCTTGGTGTGCTGAACCAACATCTGAACACCCGTACCTTCCTTGTGGGAGAGAGGGTTAGCCTTGCTGACATCGCTGTGGTCTGTTCCATGCTTTGGCTCTATAAACAGGTTTGACATACAGACAAAACAGCCACACACTGGAGCTTGTtgtagaatttttttaaattgacttgATCAGTTTGATAATTGAGTTGGGATGCTCTCAGAAGGCCCTCATCAGAACCAAATCCACCAGGCAGCATGTACTCGTGTGGCCAAAATCAAAGAGGGACAAGAAATACTGTTGGTTGTCAACGCACAACGGCCTAGCCAACAGCAGCattcaattatattttacagtcCAGTTGAAAACAAGGCTCTATATTATCATCCATTGTTCTCATGCTCATTCTCAAGTAAAATCTTCTGCTCTTGTCTGCAGCTTATTTCACCTGAAATTAAAGATTGGAaccaaatatatatatgtgtgtattttaaagaaTGATGCAGTTTCACAACAAAAGCAAGCAACATAAGTAGTGTGACTAAAGCATAATACTTTTCTATCTCTATATTTTTCTCTAGGTCCTTGAGCCTTCTTTCCGTCAGCCATACCCCAATGTGACCCGCTGGTTCACTACCTGTGTCAACCAGCCCCAGTTCAAGGCTGTCCTCGGAGAGGTCAAGCTGTGTGAAAAGATGGCCCAGTTTGATGGTAAGTCCCCAACAATGTAATCGGAAGGCACTTGTATGAAGCCTGTCACAACACGCTGTAAAGATTAATCGACATGAGTCAAAGGGACAACTGCATCATTTGAAAACCAAAGATTCTTCAGAAAATGAATACAGCTGTCAAAAACCAATCTTGTTCAAGTTATGTTGCGTCTGTTTGTGCTCCTGTGtatgtgagtgagagagggaaagaTGCACCCGCTCCTTTTTGgcttacaaacacaaaccaacTTCTACCAACTGCAGAGGCAAGCCTAAAGTGTTGGCTTACATTAGATGGCACTGTTAACGCTATAGTCTGAAAGTATTTTGGACttgccaaaaaaaaaggaaaagattcTTGACAGAAcaacagaagtgtgaaaaataTTCCGCACAGCATCAAGTTTACCAAGAGTAATAAATGTCTTTACTCACGTAGGAAGGCAACAGAGGAAATGCTAAGGGGCACAATGGAGCAAGTCAGCTGGAGGCAGGTAACATTAAAAGTGATAGTGTTAGCAGCTTCTTGACAACATTCAGAGCACGTTACTTGTTTACTCAACCAGTAACTGGTAGCAACTGAAGATATAAAGTAATGTATGAAAGTACATGCATCTGTATGTTTATAATGTAGTATATTATGTTGACTCACAAACTGAGGTAAGGTCACAATTCTGCAGCTTTTGTTAGAATGGTCCATTTTGTTAAACCATTTGTAGAATGGTCCATTTCAGAATATATTTCTGTTATAATTCCATTAATGTGTAAACATCACTTTTGCAGCTGTCATTGTCACTTTTTTTGTAGCATAACTGTGTCATAGTGTGCACTGTTCACACTGATTACCTTTTGTGATTGATTTCTCTGTGTAGTGAAGGAGTACTAACCTGGACACCACTGACATAAAATTGCTCACAGGCCAAGGTGTTGATATGCAGATTAATTTTGGGCTATAGTGGGTCTGTACAGCCATTAACAAGGTTCCTCCTTTGAGAGAAAACCTCTCATCCGCCGTCATTGGGCAAGGCAGTGTCCATTCATGGCACAGAGTCTTAATCTGACAGTGGAAGAGAAACTCAGAACCACATTCATCCCAGTCATCTCTGTTTAGTGAGTAATAGGCTGGTTCATGCTGTGGCTACAAACTGAATTGAACTAGAAGATCTACAGAAAGATTTGAGATTTAATATACTCTTGTATAGTCCTGTAGATACCTTAAATGCCAGTTTTCCAACTACCATCCAAATTTTGTCAGTCATATGAACTTGAGCACCTAGatgataacatttttttttgtgtagttCCTTGGCAACAGCCAATTTCCATGCATTTTTGTTATGTATTTGTTATGGTTGCAGCTGTTTAGGGGCAACTGATTTAAACCATGATGTATATTCATTCTGACTAAATGATCTGACAGCAGACGGTTACCTTTTTGTTTCATGAATCTTGATTCTTTAAGTGAAACGTTTAAAAGTATGTTTAAGGTAATACACCGCTAAACTTATTTTGACACATAATTCTGTTTTCCAGAATCACAGTCCCCCACTTTCCCGATTGACttctaaacatttacattttaaacatgtaaactcTCCTGGAAGTCCTAGAAATCTCGCCCTCTGATACATTATCGCAGAAATCTGTTTCGTTTTTGGTTGTAAAAGTAAGTAGGGCCAGCTTTTGTGCACAGGCTCTTGTCACTGCAAGCACTGTAATGGAAACTGGGGCTGTATAGtctattgttttcatttttctcagaGCTCAGTagcattttattgttaattaaaataaaagaacaaccTCCAACAAAAACTTGGTGTGCACAGTGATATATGTATTGGTGGCAAtgtttaaaaaccaaacaaaatcaGTTTCAATTATATAAAGACCCTTGTAAACAGGTGGTAAATTGTTCGTAAGAATTCACAATTTATTTCCGAGGTCACGCCCCGAGAGTGGTCCCAGAGAGTGcgaaattaaacatttctttataaaataTCAAACGAAGCCTGTTTCTCTTGTCATTCGTCCAGCCAAGAAGTTTTCTGAGATGCAGCCCAAGAAAGAGGCCCCTCCTAAGAAAGAGAAGGGAGGAAAAGAGGCAGCAAAACCCcaggagaagaaggaaaagaaaaaggaggagaaaaagccTGAACCAGAAGAAGAGATGGATGACTGTGATGCTGTTTTGGCTGCTGAGCCCAAAGCCAAGGACCCCTTTGCACACCTGCCAAAGAGGTAGGACAGTCCTAATGCTTGCTTTGTCTGTGGAAGGTGGAATTATACTTCTCCATTGATACATGTAAACGTCGGAGAAAACTAAATGTACATGTCCACCAGACGGCAGTTTTGCATCTTACAGCACCGAGAACAAAATTGCAGTGATGAGAAAGTGTGAAGCCTCTGCagttctcttgatttctgcagtCATTCCTCAGATGAGGATGTGAGGTATTTGATAGACATGGTGAACTACAATGACCTGTCCTTTGTTGTTGATTAAACCTATAATATTTTGAGAGGTAACAGAGGTGGCCATTTCACCAAATGACACACTGTGAAactatttcaattatttttaaccaaatagtTTGTCCCATGTAAAGTATTATGTAAAATCTGTGTGAACATCTAGACGGGTATGTCTCTTGTTCTACTTTTCTGTTCTATTCTGGTTGTGATCCTATGCGACCTACAGTTACCCATCATTCTCTTCTCTGCGTAGTTCCCAGTCGACGTTTATGTGTATCGACAGAAGTATAAATTGGCCTTTTGGCATTTTGGTTTCAATAACAGATTTGtcattgttacttttttttgtaGCACAACTGTGTGTCATAGTGTGCACTGTTCACACTGATTACCTTTTGTGATTGATTTCTCTGTGTAGTGAAGGAGTGCTGATCTGGACACCACTGACATAAAATTGCTCACAGGCCAAGGTGTTGATATGCAGATTAATTTTGGGCTATAGTGGGTCTGTACAGCCATTAAGAAGGTTCCTCCTTTGAGAGAAAACCTCTCATGCCCTGTCATTGGGCAAGGCAGTGTCCATTCATGGCACAGAGTCTTAATCTGACAGGGGAAGAGAAACTCAGAACCACATTCATCCCAGTCATCTCTGTTTAGTGAGTAATAGGCTGGTTCATGCTGTGGCTACAAACTGAATTGAACTAGAAGATCTACAGAGAAGATTTGAGATTTAATATACTCTTGTATAGTCCTGTAGATGCCTTAAATGCCAGTTTTCCAACTACCATCCAAATTTTGTCAGTCATATGAACTTGAGCACCTAGATGATAACATTTTTTGTGTAGTTCCTTGGCAACAAGCAATTTCCATGCATTATTAGTCTTGAACAAAAACTGTGACCTGATCTtaaacacttctttttttttttttttctttaaagcacaTTTGTTATGGACGAGTTCAAGAGGAAGTATTCCAACGAAGACACCCTGACAGTAGCCCTTCCTCACTTCTGGGAGCACTTTGACCGTGAGGGGTACTCCATCTGGTATGGCCAGTACAAATATCCTGAGGAGCTTACACTGACCTTCAAGAGCTGCAACCTTATTACAGGTGAGACTCATGAACATGCTTTTCAACCAGCAGATTGATCTGAAGGAAATTACTTCATAAGGAGTTTTTGTGAAGTTGCAGATAATTTTTTTAGTTTCACTTGTtatccaaatcaacatgcttgCTCTGTGGTCAAAAAGAAATCCCAGAAATGGGTTTAATTCTGCTCTTGGTCCTACTTGTATGTGGCTTTTCTGGCTGATGTCTTATTGTGACCTCAAGTTTGTAGGTCATTATcctaaaattacaaattttggAAGGTACATAAGAGGCTCTTGTATCTTCTGTAGTGGTTCTGACCTCTTCAGTAAAGCTCAACTTTTTTTAAGAAGT
This window encodes:
- the eef1g gene encoding elongation factor 1-gamma; protein product: MAAGTLYTYPENWRAFKAQIAAQYSGTRLKVASNPPAFSFGQTNRTPAFLSNFPLGKVPAYQGDDGFCLFESNAIAHYLSNDVLRGATPQAAAQVLQWVSFADSEIIPPASAWVFPTLGIMQFNKQATEQAKEDVKRVLGVLNQHLNTRTFLVGERVSLADIAVVCSMLWLYKQVLEPSFRQPYPNVTRWFTTCVNQPQFKAVLGEVKLCEKMAQFDAKKFSEMQPKKEAPPKKEKGGKEAAKPQEKKEKKKEEKKPEPEEEMDDCDAVLAAEPKAKDPFAHLPKSTFVMDEFKRKYSNEDTLTVALPHFWEHFDREGYSIWYGQYKYPEELTLTFKSCNLITGMFQRLDKLRKNAFASVILFGTNNDSSISGLWVFRGQELAFTLSEDWQIDYESYDWRKLEPDSEECKTMVKEYFAWEGEFKHVGKPFNQGKIFK